Within the Pseudomonas sp. Bout1 genome, the region GCCATTGGTGCGCCTCGGGAATCAGTGAGGATCATCATCTCCGATATGCGCAAACAGCATTATGGGGTTGGCGGCGCCTCCAAGGCTAAGTCGGAAAGCCAATGATGGCAGTCAAGGACTGCTGTCTATTTACGCCGAAGAGTTTATGCATTAATACCCTTAATCAGTATTAAGTTCTGCCATAGCGGAAGTCACGATGAATCCTAATAAAAACGGGTAACCGGAATATCTGGTTGATATCTCCTTTGCTGGCAGCCTGTAATTCCCACTTTCTCACCGGAGAATATGGTTGATCAGCCTCCCTTCGCGGGTTAGTATCAGTCCATCTATAGGAGGACGACCTCCCCCACCTTGGGAAGTAATGACCAGGACGACCTGGCCCCCTCAAACATATAAAAAGGAAAAAAATGCCATTAGTTGTCTATATTTTAGGATTAGCTATTTTTGCTATAGGGACATCGGAGCTCATGGTAGCGGGGATGATGACCACCTTATCCGAGGCTTTTAATATTACGATTGGCGAAGTAGGCCATCTAATGTCTTATTTTGCCTTTGGGGTGATGGTTGGGGGGCCTATACTCACTTATATTTTCTTAAAGCTAAAGGTGCCTTATCGTCCTACTTTGTTAGCTTTGCTTGGGGCATATGTGGTGGTGCAAGGTTTTAGTGCTTTTATTAATGATCATTCGACATTAGTAGCCATTCGTGTGATTACAGGCGTGTTGTGTGCAGGTTGTTTAAGTTTGTCTTTGGCAACCAGTATGGCTTTAGTGGAATCTGAAAAACGTCCTCAGGCTGCTGCCATTGTGATTGGTGGCTTTATGATTTCTAATGTGTTTGGCGTTCCTTTAGCCACCATTATTAATGAGCAGTGGGGTTGGCGTATTAGCTTTGGTTTAGTGGCGATTTTGGTTTTGATTTGTTTTATAGCCTTAATACGTATGTTACCTGCTCCTGAAAACAAGGGCGAAGGGGTCAAGATGGCAGAGGAAATGGTGGCCTTTAAAACCCCTGCCTATTGGAAAGCGTGTTTAACCAGTTGTTTGATTTTAGGTGCTAGCTTTGCTGCCTTTAGTTATTTTGTGCCGATATTATCGAATGTGACGGGTTTTAGTATGCAAGTTATCCCTCTTATTTTGGTGTTATATGGCACAGCGAATGTGGTGGGCACCATGATTACCAGTCGTTTTGCTTATCGTCATAGTTTAGCCATTATGGTGACTGGGTTAAGCGTGCTGAGTGTGGCTTTAATTGGCATGGCGTTACTAGTCCATTTTAAGTGGTTTGCTATTTTCTTTATTGTGTTAATTGGTTTAGCCGGTTTACCTATGAATCCTGCCATGATGGCCCGTATTGTGAGCGTCTCTCATCCAGGCCCGATGGTAAATGCCGTCCATACCTCTGTGATTAATATTGGTTTAGGAGGCGGGTCTTATTTAGGGGGAATGGCGATTTCAGCGGGCTATAGCTATCGTTCAGCCTTGTGGATTGGCGCAGTTTTAGCGCTAGTCGGATTGTTGTCGGTGCTGCCCTATTTGCGTCGTGGTAAGCTAGGCTGGGGTTAATGGGTTAAATAAATAAAGGGTAACCGGAATATCTGGTTGATATCTCCTTTGCTGGCAGCCTGTAATTCCCACTTTCTCACCGGAGAATATGGTTGATCAGCCTCCCTTCGCGGGTTAGTATCAGTCCATCTATAGGAGGACGACCTCCCCCACCTTGGGAAGTAATGACCAGGACGACCTGGCCCCGTTATATTTCGGAGGGGTCAATGCCTTGGGTATATCTTCTCGTTGCCGGTGTCCTTGAGATTGTGTGGGCTTACACAATGAAGCAATCTCATGGCTTCAGTCGGCTCTTACCATCGATCATCACGATTTCTACAATGGTGGCCAGCTTCTGGCTGTTAGCAGTCGCCATGCGAACTATTCCACTCGGAACTGCCTACACAATCTGGACGGGAATAGGAGCTGTAGGCGCTTTTCTTGTCGGAATCGCATTTTTGGCTGAACCGGTTAATGCAGCGAGAATCATTGCTGCGATCCTCATTGTTTCAGGGTTGGTGTTAATGAAACTATCCAGCGCCTGACATCGAGGTTATTAATGATGGGTCTCGTTACTGGCCTTATTAACCTCTCAAATTATGAGGTCAGGGACTCCAAGTCGACAGACGACGAAATGCACTTCCAGGTGGACGCACCCGATCCCATCGCGTGCGAGAAATGTGGCGTGCAGGGTGAAATCGTGCGGTTCGGCAAGCGTGATGTTCCTTATCGTGATTTGCCCATCCACGGCAAGCGGGTCACCCTCTGGGTGGTTCGTCGCCGGTACACCTGCCGGGCCTGCAAGACCTCCTTCAGGCCCCAGCTACCGGAGATGGTGGACGGCTTCCGCATGACGCGGCGGCTGCATGAGTACGTGGAGAAAGAATCCTTCAACCACCCCTACACCTTCGTGGCGGCGCAGACTGGCCTGGACGAGAAGACGGTACGCGACATCTTCAGCGCTCGCGCCGAGTTCCTGGGGCGCTGGCACCGATTCGAGACGCCTCGCATTCTGGGTATAGACGAGCTGTACCTGAACAAGCGCTACCGCTGCATTCTGACCAACATCGAGGAGAGAACCCTGCTCGACCTGCTGACCACCCGCCGGCAGGACTTGGTGACCAACTACCTGATGAAGCTGAAAGACCGGCAGAAGGTCGAGATCGTCAGCATGGACATGTGGAACCCCTACCGTACGGCGGTCAAGACGGTGCTACCACAGGCCCGTATCGTGGTCGATAAATTCCATGTGGTGCGCATGGCCAATGATGCCTTGGAGAAGGTGCGCAAGGGCCTAAGAAAGGAGCTGAAACCCTCCCAGAGCCGAACCCTCAAGGGAGACCGGAAAATCCTGCTGAAACGCGCTCACGAAGTCTCAGACCGAGAGCGGCTGATCATGGAGACCTGGACAGGCGCATTCCCGCAACTGCTGGCCGCCTACGAGCACAAGGAGCACTTCTACGGCATCTGGGATGCCATCACGCGCTCCCAGGCAGAAGCCGCCCTGGACGAGTGGATAGCCACCGTCCCGAAAGGCCAGAAGGAAATCTGGAGCGATCTGGTCAGAGCGGTGGGCAACTGGCGCGAAGAGATCATGACCTACTTCGAGACGGATATGCCCGTCACCAATGCTTACACGGAATCCATCAACCGACTGGCCAAGGACAAGAACCGTGAAGGGCGTGGTTACTCCTTCGAGGTGATGCGGGCACGAATGCTCTACACCACGAAGCACAAGAAGAAGGCCTCAACTGCGAAGGTCTCTCCATTCTACAAGAAAACCATCTGTTACGGACTGTCGGATTTCGCAGAGGAACTCAATTACGGGGTCGATCTATCAACCATCTGAGGGTGGTATAAGGTTGGTGGGGTGAAGGAGCCCCATCAACCATTAAATCCGGATACCCATAAAAACAATATTGATACAATCAAAACATCACCACGACTCAGCATCCAGGGATGTTTATTCGGTGCAAGTCTGAGCCTGCTGGCAGCAGGACTTTCAGGCCACGTACAGGCCACTGAGAGCGGCGGGTCCAGCTATCCAATGGGTGCTGAAAACTACATGAGCGGAGCCATGCCGCCACCAGGGTTTTACGGCATTGTTTACGCCAGTCATTACGATGCAGATTCACTACGCGGCAACGATGGGCAAAAACTGCCGGTGGATTTTCGAGTGCGGGCCAGTTCAATTGATCCGCGTTTCATCTGGGTCACCGATCAACAGATATTGGGGGGGACCCTAGCGTTTCATACCATCATGCCATTGGTTGACCTCAAGGTTGACCTCAATGGCCAGTCGCAAAGGAAGCAAGGGTTGGGCGATATGACGTTCGGGGCAGCTCTGGGCTACCACCTGAGCGACAAGCTACACACCATCGTCGCCCTCGATATCATGGCTCCTACCGGTGAATACAACCGTCACGACCTGGCCAATATCGGTCGCAACTACTGGGATATCCAACCCGTCTTGGCATTGTCGTATATCGACCCCAAGGGTTTGAATGCCGATGCGAAAATAATGTATGACTTCAACCTGAAAAACCACGCTACCGATTACACGTCAGGCCAAGAGTTTCACGTGGACTATTCGATAGGTTGGGGGCTTGGCAATGGGTGGGTAGTGGGTGTGGGCGGCTACGTTTATCAGCAAACTACGGATGATCGGCAAAACGGTGAGCGTATCGAAGATAATAAGGGACGCGCGCTTGCTATTGGCCCATCGATCAAATATGCCAGCAGCAAAGGTTGGTTCCTGACGGCGAAATGGCAACAGGAATCCAACGTACGAAATCGTGCGGAAGGTGAAGCCTACTGGTTGAAACTAACAGTACCCTTTTAAAGGGACTGTTTTTTCGGATGTGACGACTAAAAAGTAGTGTCGTAGTTGAAGTAAATCCCCGTATCTATCGATGCGGGTTTATATCTCCAGGCTCTAGCCCCGGCGGGAGCATCCCGTAGGCCATCCCGAATTACCGCTGGGAGGGAAGGTCCACGTGCATAGATGAGGAATTCAATATGAAAACCGTTGCACAAACTCTCGCCGCCAAGGCACATGCAGAAATCCACTCAATCTCTCCTGACGCGACGGTGTTTGAGGCCATCAGTCGTATGGCGGAAAAGAATGTAGGGGCACTTATTGTCCAGGAGCTGGACCAACTCGTCGGTATTGTCAGTGAGCGCGACTATGCTCGCAGGTTGGTCCTCCTCGGCCGCGCATCGGTGGCGACATCGGTGAGCGCCATCATGAGCACTCCGGTCATTACGGTCACACCAAAAGAAACGACGCAACGCTGCATGCAGCTCATGACCCAAGGCCACATGCGCCATCTTCCCGTTGTAGAAGGTGACAAGCTCATTGGCGTCGTCTCCATTGGAGATTTGGTCAAAGACGTTATCTCTGAACAACACGACCTCATTGAGCAACTTCAGAAGTACATTCGCGGAGAGTGATCTGCTACCCGTTTTGAGTGCCACGCTGAACTTAGTAGTGTCCGTGTTCCGATCAGGGGAGACGATGCGACCGGCGGTGACCGAAGGCAAAGCGCCATGTTGTTAAGCCACGGCAACATTGCTTGGTCGAGGGAAGCCGGCCTGAGGCTTTGGCTGTCACCATTGCGACTAGCACCTGAGAGGAATTGACAGCTTAATGAATTAAAACAATGGCTTACATTGCTAATGTCAAAAATTTTCTTCATCTCTCGACATACCGAAAGACGTAAAATTAGGCTCTTGCTGCTGATCGGAAACCCTTAGCGTACGATTTTTTCCGAATTCTGTAGGTTCCCCATGCCCAATTAAGCTGGCTGGGGACAGTCATGAACGCTTTACCAATGCAGCTACGACACGAAGGAAAAACTCATATGTCAGGACAGAAATCAGAGGTGCTGAGTGAGTGCCCGGAGTGCGGCGCTCAGGTCAGCATGACCGGTTATGACCATCCGCCGTGCGGCTACGAACGCGTGCAACCGGGTTACGTTTTCGCCTGCACGGGATGCAAGGTTCGTCTTGATGCTTGGAGTTACCCACGACCCGTTACCGTAGAGAAGGCCATCAAAAGTTGGAATCATCACTCCGCGATCTGGCCTGGCGACAAAGCGCGTGAGCGCCGCAAAGCGAAAAAGCTGGCAGGCATCGCGACCACTTCTCAAAGTTGATTACACAAACTCAGCCAGCAACCCGCGCATCCCAGCCAAAAAGCGGCTACCGCGCCATTGGCTTGCTGGCTGGTGCCATCCAGGGCGACAAGTCACCCCGTCTATCACCAGCTCCTGGTTCAAAGCAAACCCGCTGGCCACCAACAAAAAAACCGCCTCTTGTTATTCCCCCCTCCGGGGAATACATAGTTAGGGGTTTTTCAGGCTGTTACTCCCCAGCCTCCAAACGCTTCCCTACTGTAGGGAAGCGTCTAAGCGTAGCATCTTGGACATTGATCCCACGGAGCCACATGGGAGCCTGCAGCAGCTGGCGATCGACTATGAAACGTTCTACACAGACAAGGCAAACGGCGGGTACTCGTGGCCAACATGGATAAGAGCGGCGCGCTCATTGCCAGCCAAGCCACCCTGGCCAAGCTGATGGAAACATCCACAGCCACGACAAAGCGCGCTTTGTCGGTGCTGATAGAACAGGCTTGGATTCAGACGATCCGGCTCGGCAGTGATCGAGGCGGTGCACTGGCTTACGTGGTGAACAGCAGGATCGCTTGGGCTGACAGCCGCGAAAACATTCGCTTTGCGCGGTTCAATGCCCGAGTGCTTGTATCGTCGGAAGACCAAAGCGACCTTGGCACCGGCAAGCTGTTGAAGGCGCCTGTCATGGCACCCGGAGATATTCAGTTGCCAGCTGGTGACGGCAAGAGGCCGCCAGTTCAAGAATCACTGGAAGGCATGCTGCCTGATTTGCCGTCGATCACTGATGATTCTGAAGCCTGAAAACGACGAAACCCGCAGCACGGCAATGCTTGCGGGTTTCTAGGTTTCTGCGAAGGAGCAAAAGACCGTCCCGACATTTTACCCTCCCTCCAGGGTTTTGCCCACCACTCGTACCCCGGCTTTCTACGTACGATACAGACAAAACGCCGATAACCCGGGCCAGCCCGGGCGATGCAACCGCCCGCGGCCTGGATCTGCGCACGACTCAGGAAATCACCCTGCAGTTACCCACCGCCCGGGTAAGAAGCCTCCCGCCCCGTGGATAACTGCATCGCTCGCTCTGGCCTCTGACGGGCCCCGCTCGCTGGGAGATTTTTGTGTGCGCTGGCCGTTGCATCGGCATGCCTTCGGCGACCAAGAGGGTGCCCCCCTTGGATCCGCAGTCCAGGG harbors:
- a CDS encoding SphA family protein; the protein is MSLLAAGLSGHVQATESGGSSYPMGAENYMSGAMPPPGFYGIVYASHYDADSLRGNDGQKLPVDFRVRASSIDPRFIWVTDQQILGGTLAFHTIMPLVDLKVDLNGQSQRKQGLGDMTFGAALGYHLSDKLHTIVALDIMAPTGEYNRHDLANIGRNYWDIQPVLALSYIDPKGLNADAKIMYDFNLKNHATDYTSGQEFHVDYSIGWGLGNGWVVGVGGYVYQQTTDDRQNGERIEDNKGRALAIGPSIKYASSKGWFLTAKWQQESNVRNRAEGEAYWLKLTVPF
- a CDS encoding CBS domain-containing protein, with the protein product MKTVAQTLAAKAHAEIHSISPDATVFEAISRMAEKNVGALIVQELDQLVGIVSERDYARRLVLLGRASVATSVSAIMSTPVITVTPKETTQRCMQLMTQGHMRHLPVVEGDKLIGVVSIGDLVKDVISEQHDLIEQLQKYIRGE
- a CDS encoding ISL3 family transposase; this translates as MMGLVTGLINLSNYEVRDSKSTDDEMHFQVDAPDPIACEKCGVQGEIVRFGKRDVPYRDLPIHGKRVTLWVVRRRYTCRACKTSFRPQLPEMVDGFRMTRRLHEYVEKESFNHPYTFVAAQTGLDEKTVRDIFSARAEFLGRWHRFETPRILGIDELYLNKRYRCILTNIEERTLLDLLTTRRQDLVTNYLMKLKDRQKVEIVSMDMWNPYRTAVKTVLPQARIVVDKFHVVRMANDALEKVRKGLRKELKPSQSRTLKGDRKILLKRAHEVSDRERLIMETWTGAFPQLLAAYEHKEHFYGIWDAITRSQAEAALDEWIATVPKGQKEIWSDLVRAVGNWREEIMTYFETDMPVTNAYTESINRLAKDKNREGRGYSFEVMRARMLYTTKHKKKASTAKVSPFYKKTICYGLSDFAEELNYGVDLSTI
- a CDS encoding DMT family transporter; translation: MPWVYLLVAGVLEIVWAYTMKQSHGFSRLLPSIITISTMVASFWLLAVAMRTIPLGTAYTIWTGIGAVGAFLVGIAFLAEPVNAARIIAAILIVSGLVLMKLSSA
- a CDS encoding MFS transporter, with the translated sequence MPLVVYILGLAIFAIGTSELMVAGMMTTLSEAFNITIGEVGHLMSYFAFGVMVGGPILTYIFLKLKVPYRPTLLALLGAYVVVQGFSAFINDHSTLVAIRVITGVLCAGCLSLSLATSMALVESEKRPQAAAIVIGGFMISNVFGVPLATIINEQWGWRISFGLVAILVLICFIALIRMLPAPENKGEGVKMAEEMVAFKTPAYWKACLTSCLILGASFAAFSYFVPILSNVTGFSMQVIPLILVLYGTANVVGTMITSRFAYRHSLAIMVTGLSVLSVALIGMALLVHFKWFAIFFIVLIGLAGLPMNPAMMARIVSVSHPGPMVNAVHTSVINIGLGGGSYLGGMAISAGYSYRSALWIGAVLALVGLLSVLPYLRRGKLGWG